A window of the Cystobacter fuscus genome harbors these coding sequences:
- a CDS encoding sigma-54-dependent transcriptional regulator translates to MTDDLTGYEDHLVVIVSRDPAVRELLRTRSESLGFDVLEFEHAQEVLGRETFDWTAVCLDLELDDLGGRDVLRHLRARDALLPILIIASDQDLHAAVQAVRRGAYDYVAKPLEGARVTQSLREAAEYRRECWRLRSLEQAGEAEPLLGRLVGQSAPMRALVRQLRRVLMAEVPVCIFGETGTGKELVARAIHEQGSRAGGPLVAVNCAAFSESLLESELFGHDRGAFTGAFTTHKGCFEQAQGGTLFLDEVGEMSASTQVRLLRTLQERTVRRVGGTVEIRVDVRIIAATHRDLPAEVKRGRFREDLYYRLAVYPLRVPPLRERASDIPLLVHHFLRRWAGGDKSRPRRVTQEVLEALVRYAWPGNVRELENVLQRAALACDGPQIELEHLPAELRALVLPAIPRVLASAREGASRPLLAEDTVVPIRELERREILKAMAVTQGSVSKAARLLGLGRATLYRRLGELHLSSAIDERSGG, encoded by the coding sequence GTGACTGATGACTTGACCGGCTACGAAGATCACCTCGTCGTGATCGTGAGTCGTGATCCCGCCGTCCGCGAGCTGCTGCGCACCCGGAGCGAGAGCCTGGGCTTCGATGTGCTCGAGTTCGAGCACGCCCAGGAGGTGCTCGGACGGGAGACGTTCGACTGGACGGCGGTCTGTCTCGACCTCGAGCTCGACGACCTGGGAGGTCGGGACGTGTTGCGGCACCTGCGGGCCCGCGATGCCCTGCTCCCCATCTTGATCATCGCCTCGGATCAAGATCTCCACGCCGCCGTCCAGGCGGTGCGCCGGGGTGCCTATGACTACGTGGCCAAGCCCCTGGAGGGCGCGCGCGTCACCCAGTCCCTGCGCGAGGCGGCCGAGTACCGGCGGGAGTGCTGGCGGCTGCGGAGCCTCGAACAGGCGGGGGAGGCGGAGCCGCTCCTCGGACGCCTCGTCGGCCAGAGCGCCCCGATGCGGGCCCTGGTGCGGCAGCTGCGCCGGGTGCTGATGGCGGAGGTGCCCGTGTGCATCTTCGGCGAGACGGGCACGGGCAAGGAGTTGGTGGCGCGCGCCATCCACGAGCAGGGCTCCCGGGCGGGCGGGCCGCTCGTCGCCGTCAACTGCGCCGCCTTCTCCGAGTCCCTGCTCGAGTCGGAGCTCTTCGGCCATGACCGGGGGGCCTTCACCGGCGCCTTCACCACCCACAAGGGGTGCTTCGAGCAGGCGCAGGGCGGCACCCTGTTCCTCGATGAGGTGGGGGAGATGAGCGCCTCCACCCAGGTGCGGTTGCTCAGGACCCTGCAGGAGCGCACCGTGCGGCGCGTGGGCGGCACGGTGGAGATCCGCGTCGATGTCCGCATCATCGCCGCCACCCACCGGGATCTCCCCGCGGAGGTGAAGCGGGGACGGTTTCGCGAGGATCTCTACTACCGGCTCGCCGTCTATCCGCTCCGGGTCCCGCCGCTGCGGGAGCGCGCCTCGGACATCCCGCTGCTCGTCCACCACTTCCTGCGCCGGTGGGCCGGGGGGGACAAGAGCCGCCCGCGCCGCGTCACCCAGGAGGTGCTGGAGGCGCTCGTGCGCTACGCCTGGCCCGGCAACGTGCGCGAGTTGGAGAACGTCCTCCAGCGCGCCGCGCTCGCCTGCGATGGGCCGCAGATCGAACTCGAGCACCTGCCCGCGGAGCTGCGCGCGCTCGTGCTCCCCGCCATTCCCCGGGTGCTCGCCTCCGCGCGCGAGGGCGCCTCCCGGCCCCTGCTCGCGGAGGACACCGTCGTGCCCATCCGGGAGCTGGAGCGTCGGGAGATCCTCAAGGCGATGGCGGTGACCCAGGGCAGTGTGAGCAAGGCCGCGCGCCTGCTGGGACTCGGGCGGGCGACGCTCTACCGCCGCCTGGGCGAGTTGCACCTCTCCTCGGCCATCGACGAGCGCTCGGGCGGTTGA
- a CDS encoding SLBB domain-containing protein, producing MRRFFLVVGSVLSLCSGCHAHLTPAPPRAAEDRGFTGEPLPEPAGMAPVPPTPFRLEPGDVLNLRTISAAPLEVPGLRVDDAGFLHAPLTGAVAVMGTSLEEAEALLQERLRRYDRFAIASLTVASPAGHRASVQGAVVKPGSYLLEGPTRVADLLALAGGVQPAGGEVESVEAGDLEAARLLRAGESLPISIPRALTGDPRHNVLLTPWDVLFVPALRGAAVRVLGEVRHPRLVSWRPGLRLSEVLAQAQGLLPGADAADVRIVRGPLSSPRLYRADLEALVQGRAPDVELARGDIVFVTRHWFASVTDVIQRLVPLLVISPLPR from the coding sequence ATGCGCCGCTTTTTTCTCGTGGTGGGCAGTGTCCTCTCCCTGTGCTCGGGCTGTCACGCCCACCTGACTCCCGCCCCGCCGCGCGCCGCGGAGGACAGGGGCTTCACGGGCGAGCCGCTCCCCGAGCCGGCCGGGATGGCCCCGGTGCCCCCGACGCCCTTCCGGTTGGAGCCCGGTGATGTCCTCAACCTGCGGACGATCTCGGCGGCGCCCCTGGAGGTGCCGGGCCTGCGCGTCGATGACGCCGGGTTCCTCCATGCCCCGCTCACGGGCGCCGTCGCGGTGATGGGCACGTCCCTGGAGGAGGCCGAGGCCCTGCTCCAGGAGCGGTTGCGCCGCTATGATCGCTTCGCCATCGCCTCGCTCACCGTGGCGTCACCCGCCGGGCACCGGGCGAGTGTGCAGGGCGCCGTGGTCAAGCCCGGGAGCTATCTCCTGGAGGGGCCCACCCGGGTGGCGGATCTGCTCGCGCTGGCCGGCGGAGTCCAACCGGCTGGGGGAGAGGTCGAGAGCGTCGAGGCCGGGGATCTCGAGGCCGCGCGCCTGCTGCGTGCCGGGGAGTCCCTGCCCATCAGCATCCCCCGGGCGCTCACCGGAGATCCGAGGCACAACGTGCTGCTGACGCCGTGGGACGTGTTGTTCGTGCCCGCCCTGCGGGGCGCGGCGGTGCGGGTGCTGGGCGAGGTGCGGCATCCCCGCCTCGTGTCCTGGCGCCCGGGACTGCGGCTGAGCGAGGTGCTCGCGCAGGCCCAGGGGCTGCTCCCCGGCGCGGACGCGGCCGACGTGCGCATCGTCCGGGGCCCGCTCTCCTCGCCGCGGCTCTACCGGGCTGATCTCGAGGCGCTCGTCCAGGGACGGGCGCCCGATGTGGAGCTGGCGCGCGGAGACATCGTGTTCGTGACCCGGCACTGGTTCGCCTCGGTGACGGACGTGATCCAACGCCTGGTGCCCCTGCTGGTCATCTCACCCCTGCCGCGTTGA
- a CDS encoding GNAT family N-acetyltransferase, translating to MTTPAGPLAIRPPYRLRTPRLLLRCMEPSDAALRKDAVDSSGAFLEHFFPLTPEGRMSLDAHATQIRKLRGSFDLDQDRAHGAFEPETGRMLGEGGLLKRAGIDALEIAYWFRRDVTGQGLATEMASALVKTAFEFDKVKRLDLFCAPDNERSAAMARRLGFTFEGRLRDRQLAPHHPRGDLLSFTLLASEYPQTRAHLLPLEAFDFLGRRIA from the coding sequence ATGACGACGCCCGCCGGCCCCCTCGCCATCAGACCGCCCTATCGCTTGCGAACGCCCCGCCTCCTCTTGCGCTGCATGGAGCCCTCCGATGCCGCGCTCCGCAAGGACGCGGTGGACTCCAGCGGAGCGTTCCTCGAGCACTTCTTCCCTCTCACTCCCGAGGGACGCATGTCCCTGGATGCCCACGCCACGCAGATCCGCAAGCTCCGAGGCAGCTTCGATCTGGACCAGGATCGCGCCCACGGCGCCTTCGAGCCGGAGACCGGCAGGATGCTCGGCGAGGGTGGACTGCTCAAACGCGCTGGCATCGACGCGCTCGAGATCGCCTACTGGTTCCGCCGCGACGTGACGGGCCAGGGTCTCGCCACGGAGATGGCCTCGGCGCTGGTCAAGACCGCCTTCGAATTCGACAAGGTGAAACGCCTGGACCTGTTCTGCGCGCCAGACAACGAGCGGAGCGCGGCGATGGCGCGCCGGCTGGGCTTCACCTTCGAGGGACGACTGCGCGACCGGCAGCTCGCGCCGCACCACCCGCGCGGCGACCTGCTGAGCTTCACCCTCCTGGCCTCCGAGTACCCCCAGACCCGGGCCCACCTGCTCCCACTCGAGGCCTTCGACTTCCTCGGACGGCGGATCGCTTGA
- a CDS encoding Uma2 family endonuclease, which produces MVSRRPPESESTEPNDPSVEAAFQAAPEEMVAEILDGVLHLSPRPARPHANVASNLGILIGGPFKFGRGGPGGWVILYEPELHLGPRPDKLVPDLAGWTRERLPRAVGGSDAPAHYGLSPDWACEILSDRTRGRDKGAKMRIYAREGVRHLWLVEPLARTLDIYRLVEGQWVLAQSFAGEERVRVEPFEAIEFELPLLWSE; this is translated from the coding sequence ATGGTCTCTCGTCGCCCTCCCGAGTCCGAGTCCACCGAACCCAACGACCCGTCCGTGGAGGCGGCCTTCCAGGCGGCTCCCGAGGAGATGGTGGCGGAGATCCTGGATGGGGTGCTGCATCTCAGCCCGCGCCCGGCCCGCCCTCACGCCAACGTGGCGTCGAACCTGGGCATCCTCATCGGAGGGCCCTTCAAGTTCGGCAGGGGCGGGCCGGGGGGATGGGTCATCCTCTATGAGCCAGAGCTGCACCTCGGCCCACGTCCGGACAAGCTCGTGCCGGACCTGGCCGGGTGGACGCGCGAGCGACTGCCGCGTGCCGTCGGTGGCTCCGATGCGCCGGCGCACTACGGCCTGTCGCCGGATTGGGCGTGCGAGATTCTTTCCGACCGCACGCGCGGCCGGGACAAGGGCGCGAAGATGCGCATCTACGCCCGGGAAGGGGTGAGGCACCTGTGGTTGGTGGAGCCGCTGGCCCGCACGCTGGACATCTACCGGCTCGTCGAGGGTCAGTGGGTGCTCGCGCAGTCCTTCGCGGGAGAAGAGCGGGTGAGGGTCGAGCCGTTCGAGGCCATCGAGTTCGAGTTGCCGCTCCTCTGGTCCGAGTGA
- a CDS encoding 4Fe-4S single cluster domain-containing protein — MTEVPQPPGPALRVAQFVPRTEAEGPGHRFALWLQGCPLRCPGCCNPEMFAPDRGPLVTVEELARRVLSTPDLEGFSLLGGEPFAQPGPAAALCERLREAGLSIMIFSGYTLAELRAQANPEVERLLAAADLLVDGRFEKDQPDTRRRWIGSRNQVLHFLTSRYSPDDPRFSAPNTAEIHFVDGKLVINGWPELANRLRP, encoded by the coding sequence ATGACCGAAGTCCCACAGCCTCCAGGTCCCGCCCTCCGGGTGGCCCAGTTCGTCCCCCGCACCGAGGCGGAGGGTCCCGGTCACCGCTTCGCCCTGTGGCTCCAGGGCTGTCCGCTGCGCTGCCCGGGCTGCTGCAACCCGGAGATGTTCGCCCCCGATCGCGGCCCCCTCGTCACCGTCGAGGAACTCGCCCGGCGCGTCCTCTCCACCCCGGACCTCGAGGGCTTCAGCCTCCTCGGGGGCGAGCCCTTCGCCCAGCCCGGCCCCGCCGCCGCCCTGTGCGAGCGCCTCCGCGAGGCCGGTCTCTCCATCATGATCTTCAGCGGCTACACCCTCGCCGAGCTGCGTGCCCAGGCCAATCCAGAGGTGGAGCGGCTTCTCGCCGCCGCCGACCTGCTCGTCGATGGCCGCTTCGAGAAGGACCAGCCGGACACGCGCCGCCGATGGATTGGCTCGCGCAACCAGGTCCTGCACTTCCTCACGTCCCGCTACTCGCCAGACGATCCCCGGTTCTCCGCTCCCAACACCGCCGAAATCCACTTCGTGGACGGCAAGCTCGTCATCAACGGTTGGCCCGAGCTCGCCAACCGGCTGCGGCCATGA
- a CDS encoding AAA family ATPase yields the protein MSALIPEQELPVELSPFAAVEAAYPAELGRVCEALQRGLAVMVEADKELTPFFYKCLRDRLKREGKQFLYLDGRTAQEPPPGMPAPSLMSTLIAQLRDAVRGAVRERIVVLPHLDLLTTSSGGLTSEAREVIPLLYENPEMVWVGFKDPSFPLPRVIENLFPHRESILGVGRDRLRYLVTQRESRKFGRGLQPYALYKHVSGVNAVRLRRLLGAITGEDYPADARPAYVQLRTATLSGSLSVPNLDLHGAIGGYAKVKERLQRELLDVLAHKETLGDAEQVKQVESLLPRGMIFWGPPGTGKTLFAKAMASALGAAVTVVSGPELKSRWVGESEENLRQIFVRARQAAPSIIIFDELDSFASARGTYTGSGVEHSMVNQLLTEMDGFRKEELVFVVGTTNFVESLDPALLRPGRFEFQLCIPYPNSTDRRAILSIYDRKLGLGLSERAMDYAVKRTGDLVEGTGSRYSGDHLQALCRALARRRLREGHLGPTEPLDVERALSDYLDRPELTAAEEKVVATHEAGHALCALHCPHAPPIDRISIRGDLAGSLGFVQYADRAHRYVVTRGQLLDNLCVLFGGREAEALLLDDISIGSAQDLEQATEIARALVQEFGMGEGDALAVQRFAPYDPRAPSLPLSNATLEQLDAQVRHLLDSQRKRARDILQRERDRLLALRELLLERKVLDREAFAHLMPSAAPKELPRG from the coding sequence GTGAGTGCCCTCATCCCCGAACAGGAACTGCCCGTCGAGCTGTCCCCCTTCGCGGCGGTGGAAGCGGCCTACCCCGCGGAGCTGGGTCGCGTGTGCGAGGCGCTGCAGCGGGGCCTCGCCGTCATGGTCGAGGCCGACAAGGAGCTGACGCCCTTCTTCTACAAGTGCCTGCGCGACCGGCTCAAGCGCGAGGGCAAGCAGTTCCTCTACCTGGATGGCCGCACCGCCCAGGAGCCCCCTCCGGGCATGCCGGCGCCGAGCCTCATGTCCACGCTCATCGCCCAGTTGCGCGATGCCGTGCGCGGCGCGGTGCGCGAGCGCATCGTGGTGTTGCCCCACCTGGATCTGCTCACCACCAGCAGCGGGGGACTCACCTCCGAGGCGCGCGAGGTCATCCCGCTGCTCTACGAGAACCCGGAGATGGTGTGGGTGGGCTTCAAGGATCCCTCCTTCCCGCTGCCGCGCGTCATCGAGAACCTCTTCCCCCACCGCGAGAGCATCCTGGGCGTGGGCCGCGATCGGCTGCGCTACCTCGTCACCCAGCGCGAGAGCCGGAAGTTCGGCCGGGGACTCCAGCCCTACGCGCTCTACAAGCACGTGTCCGGCGTGAACGCCGTCCGCCTGCGGCGCCTGCTCGGGGCCATCACCGGCGAGGACTACCCCGCGGACGCCCGTCCCGCGTACGTGCAGTTGCGCACCGCCACCCTCTCCGGCTCGCTCAGCGTGCCGAACCTGGATCTGCACGGAGCCATTGGCGGCTACGCCAAGGTGAAGGAGCGGCTCCAGCGCGAGCTGCTGGACGTGCTGGCCCACAAGGAGACGCTCGGGGACGCCGAGCAGGTCAAGCAGGTGGAGTCGCTCCTGCCGCGCGGGATGATCTTCTGGGGCCCGCCCGGCACGGGCAAGACGCTCTTCGCCAAGGCGATGGCCTCGGCGCTCGGCGCGGCCGTCACCGTGGTGAGTGGCCCCGAGCTCAAGAGCCGCTGGGTGGGCGAGAGCGAGGAGAACCTCCGGCAGATCTTCGTGCGCGCCCGTCAGGCCGCCCCCAGCATCATCATCTTCGACGAGCTGGACTCGTTCGCCTCGGCGCGCGGCACGTACACGGGCTCGGGGGTGGAGCACTCCATGGTGAACCAGCTCCTCACGGAGATGGATGGCTTCCGCAAGGAGGAGCTCGTCTTCGTGGTGGGCACCACCAACTTCGTCGAGTCGCTGGATCCCGCGCTCCTGCGTCCCGGCCGCTTCGAGTTCCAACTGTGCATTCCCTATCCCAACAGCACGGACCGGCGCGCCATCCTCTCCATCTATGACCGGAAGCTCGGCCTGGGCCTGTCCGAGCGGGCCATGGATTATGCGGTGAAGCGCACGGGAGACCTGGTGGAGGGCACCGGCTCGCGCTACTCCGGCGATCACCTCCAGGCGCTGTGCCGGGCGCTGGCGCGGCGGCGGCTGCGCGAGGGCCACCTGGGCCCCACCGAGCCGCTCGACGTGGAGCGCGCCCTCTCCGACTACCTCGATCGGCCCGAGCTCACCGCCGCCGAGGAGAAGGTGGTGGCCACCCACGAGGCCGGCCACGCCCTCTGCGCGTTGCATTGTCCCCACGCTCCGCCCATCGATCGCATCTCCATCCGGGGGGACCTCGCCGGCTCGCTCGGCTTCGTGCAGTACGCGGACCGGGCCCACCGCTACGTCGTCACCCGGGGCCAGCTCCTCGACAACCTCTGCGTGCTCTTCGGTGGCCGCGAGGCCGAGGCGCTCCTCCTGGACGACATCTCCATCGGTAGCGCGCAGGACCTGGAGCAGGCCACGGAGATCGCCCGCGCGCTCGTGCAGGAGTTCGGCATGGGCGAGGGCGACGCGCTCGCGGTGCAGCGCTTCGCCCCCTACGATCCTCGAGCGCCCTCGCTCCCGCTCTCCAATGCCACGCTCGAGCAGCTCGACGCCCAGGTGCGGCATCTGCTCGATTCCCAGCGGAAGCGGGCCCGGGACATCCTCCAGCGCGAGCGCGACCGCCTCCTCGCGCTGCGCGAGCTGCTGCTCGAACGCAAGGTGCTCGACCGCGAGGCCTTCGCCCACCTGATGCCCTCCGCGGCGCCCAAGGAGCTCCCTCGTGGCTAG
- a CDS encoding AAA family ATPase, whose product MSVPNREPADGRIAVDPITELSHEALSRESQALRDRINRFRLSLGRHFVGKQTLVDLMTVAAVAQEPLLLVGPPGTAKSELVLKFKDALRIGDEDYFEYLLTRFTEPSEVLGPIDINLLRQGRYMRRERGKLPTARLVFLDEVFKASSAILNALLTVINERKFYQDGAPQPVRLKVLFAATNELPEHAELGALKDRFCLKAACRPVQDRYFLELIDAGLESQTQRELNQKPWAEGHATLEDFLKAHRYLTLVMSRREPGPEGRELRDRELFFRDELLREFRRVVQTLTREDGVFISDRKLVKLYRLLRTRAWIFHGGAVEREDLVLLSFLGETREEIDLLEEKVPRLLGLT is encoded by the coding sequence ATGAGTGTTCCCAATCGGGAGCCCGCGGACGGCCGGATCGCCGTCGACCCCATCACCGAGCTGTCCCACGAGGCGCTCTCGCGCGAGTCGCAGGCGCTGCGCGATCGCATCAACCGCTTCCGGCTCTCGCTGGGGCGGCACTTCGTGGGCAAGCAGACGCTGGTGGACCTGATGACGGTGGCGGCGGTGGCGCAGGAGCCGCTGCTGCTGGTGGGTCCACCGGGCACGGCCAAGTCCGAGCTGGTGCTCAAGTTCAAGGACGCCCTGCGCATCGGGGACGAGGACTACTTCGAGTACCTGCTCACGCGCTTCACCGAGCCCTCGGAGGTGCTGGGCCCCATCGACATCAACCTGTTGCGGCAGGGCCGCTACATGCGGCGCGAGAGGGGCAAGCTGCCCACGGCGCGGCTCGTCTTCCTGGACGAGGTCTTCAAGGCCAGCTCGGCCATCCTCAACGCGCTGCTCACGGTCATCAACGAGCGCAAGTTCTACCAGGACGGCGCGCCCCAGCCGGTGCGGCTCAAGGTGCTCTTCGCCGCCACCAACGAGCTGCCCGAGCACGCGGAGCTGGGGGCGCTCAAGGATCGCTTCTGCCTGAAGGCGGCGTGCCGCCCGGTGCAGGACCGCTACTTCCTCGAGCTCATCGACGCGGGCCTGGAGTCGCAGACGCAGCGCGAGCTGAACCAGAAGCCCTGGGCGGAGGGCCACGCCACGCTGGAGGACTTCCTCAAGGCGCACCGCTACCTGACGCTGGTGATGAGCCGGCGCGAGCCGGGGCCGGAGGGGCGCGAGCTGCGCGACCGGGAGCTGTTCTTCCGCGACGAGCTGCTGCGCGAGTTCCGCCGCGTGGTGCAGACGCTCACCCGCGAGGACGGCGTCTTCATCAGCGATCGCAAGCTGGTGAAGCTCTACCGGCTGTTGCGCACGCGGGCGTGGATCTTCCATGGGGGCGCCGTCGAGCGGGAGGACCTGGTGCTGCTCTCCTTCCTGGGAGAGACGCGCGAGGAGATCGACCTGCTGGAGGAGAAGGTGCCGCGGCTGCTCGGGCTGACATGA
- a CDS encoding WGR domain-containing protein gives MPLYEFKEGNSSKFWEITLSGNSFTTRWGKIGTKGQEKTQSFSNAVEAKREHDKLIAEKTKKGYELADGQEAPGEDEEGDDSANLAKRNPELEAAIEKDPDNVEGYLVYGDWLQSQGDPRGELIALQCAAHQASGEEATKLKRQASALVRKYKKYLLGALADKEDNEVEVGWRFGFIQSARLARGDFDSEFDSAEAVKHLMALPSARFLRELTFGMADYEENDYSEAIGALAGTTCPTLETLFIGDFEYPDETEISWTHLQDLSPVYKAFPRLRSLKVRGGELEMGEVNLPELREFTVETGGLPLDAVKSIVKANWPKLERLEVWFGSENYGAGGGVDDIQPLLEGKGVPALKHLGLRNAEFTNELCKALPRAKILSQLETLDLSMGTMTKEGAEALVANAAAFKHLKRLDVTENLLSDEAQKQVAKLGEYVAHGNQRDDYDEDDDYRYVAVGE, from the coding sequence ATGCCGCTTTACGAGTTCAAGGAGGGCAACTCCAGCAAGTTCTGGGAGATCACCCTCTCGGGTAACAGCTTCACCACGCGCTGGGGGAAGATCGGCACCAAGGGCCAGGAGAAGACGCAGAGCTTCTCCAACGCCGTCGAGGCCAAGCGCGAGCACGACAAGCTCATCGCCGAGAAGACGAAGAAGGGCTACGAGCTGGCCGACGGCCAGGAGGCGCCCGGCGAGGACGAGGAGGGTGATGACTCGGCGAACCTGGCCAAGCGCAACCCGGAGCTCGAGGCGGCCATCGAGAAGGATCCGGACAACGTCGAGGGCTACCTCGTCTATGGCGACTGGCTGCAGAGCCAGGGAGACCCTCGTGGCGAGCTGATCGCCCTGCAGTGCGCGGCGCACCAGGCGTCGGGCGAGGAGGCCACGAAGCTCAAGCGTCAGGCGTCGGCGCTGGTGCGCAAGTACAAGAAGTACCTGCTGGGGGCGCTGGCGGACAAGGAGGACAACGAGGTGGAAGTGGGGTGGCGCTTCGGCTTCATCCAGAGCGCCCGCCTGGCCCGGGGAGACTTCGACTCGGAGTTCGATTCCGCCGAGGCGGTGAAGCACCTGATGGCGCTGCCCTCGGCCCGCTTCCTGCGTGAGCTCACCTTCGGCATGGCGGATTACGAGGAGAACGACTACAGCGAGGCCATCGGGGCGCTGGCGGGGACGACGTGCCCCACGCTGGAGACGCTCTTCATCGGTGACTTCGAGTATCCGGACGAGACGGAGATCTCCTGGACGCACCTGCAAGACCTCTCGCCGGTGTACAAGGCCTTCCCCCGCCTGCGCTCGCTGAAGGTGCGTGGAGGCGAGCTGGAGATGGGCGAGGTGAACCTGCCGGAGCTGCGTGAGTTCACCGTGGAGACGGGTGGGTTGCCGCTGGATGCGGTCAAGTCCATCGTGAAGGCGAACTGGCCGAAGCTGGAGCGGCTGGAGGTGTGGTTCGGCTCGGAGAACTACGGCGCGGGAGGCGGCGTGGACGACATCCAGCCCCTGCTCGAGGGCAAGGGCGTGCCGGCGCTCAAGCACCTGGGGCTGCGCAACGCGGAGTTCACCAACGAGCTGTGCAAGGCGCTGCCACGGGCGAAGATCCTCTCCCAGCTCGAGACGCTGGACTTGTCCATGGGCACGATGACGAAGGAGGGCGCGGAGGCGCTGGTGGCGAACGCGGCGGCCTTCAAGCACCTCAAGCGCCTGGACGTGACGGAGAACCTCTTGTCGGACGAGGCCCAGAAGCAGGTGGCGAAGCTGGGCGAGTACGTGGCGCACGGCAACCAGCGTGACGACTACGACGAGGACGACGACTACCGCTACGTGGCGGTGGGCGAGTAG